From a region of the Cucumis sativus cultivar 9930 chromosome 6, Cucumber_9930_V3, whole genome shotgun sequence genome:
- the LOC101215683 gene encoding probable inactive receptor kinase At5g10020, producing the protein MNLVAYLYHAALSLNFIYLLIVLVSSASDSELNCLLEFKKGILKDPHNSVNGKWDLASVSNFDGCPSSWTGVSCDENGNVSAIVLDRLGLGGELKFQTLIGLKSLKNLSLFGNDFTGRLVPALGTLSNLQHLDLSSNRFYGPIPERINDLYNLNYLNFSANEFNGGFPVGRLNLNQLKVLDLHSNRLYGNIGLLVSQLRNVEYVDLSHNEFYGGLSIGPDNVSSLANTLKSFNLSYNRLNGGFFDVDSLMLFRNLVVLDMGHNQIIGELPSFGSLPNLRVLRLGYNLLSGSVPGELLNRSLQLEELDLSGNAFTGSNLRVDSSTLKFLDLSSNNLSGDISVLQSWEANFEVLDLSSNKFSGSFPNITSFFQGLKVLNVRNNSLEGPLPFTLVNYPSMSAVDFSLNGFSGTVPASFFTSVTLISLNLSGNRLTGPIPLQGSSVSELLVKPSDLPLEYLDLSNNSLIGGLPSEIDKLARLKLLNLAKNELSGPLPDQLTRLSNLEYLDLSNNKFTGEIPGMLPDLHVFNVSYNDLSGDVPDNLRNFPISSFRPGNDKLNLPKEIGSENSIPNNFPEHGRRRTSKANIQIAIILASVGAVVMIVFLLLAYHRAQLKEFHGRSIFSGQGTERNIKIERFRPSIFKFQPNNQPPPTSSSFSNDHLLTSTSRTLSGQAEFSSEISEHVLPGGAAASSSMIIPNLLDDPVTSGKNSSPGSPLSSSHQFVDGREQPVTLDVYSPDRLAGELFFLDNSLLFTAEELSRAPAEVLGRSSHGTLYKATLDSGHMLAVKWLRVGLVKHKKEFAKEVKRIGSMRHKSIVPLRAYYWGPREQERLLLADYILGDSLALHLYETTPRRYSRLSFSQRLKIAVEVARCLLYLHDRGLPHGNLKPTNIILAGHDSDARLTDYGLHRLMTPAGIAEQILNLGALGYCAPELACAAKPGPSFKADIYSFGVILMELLTKRSAGDIISGQSGAVDLTDWVRLCDQEGRRMDCIDRDIVVGEEPSKAMDELLGVSLKCIRPVNERPNIRQVFDDLCAICV; encoded by the exons ATGAATCTCGTTGCTTATTTATATCACGCAGCTCTCTCTCTTAACTTCATTTATCTGCTTATCGTCTTGGTTTCTTCAGCTTCTGATTCTGAACTAAACTGTCTGCTTGAATTCAAGAAGGGGATTCTGAAAGATCCGCACAACTCGGTCAACGGGAAGTGGGATTTGGCTTCCGTTTCGAACTTTGATGGTTGTCCTTCGTCCTGGACTGGTGTGTCTTGTGATGAGAACGGTAATGTGTCTGCAATTGTGCTGGACCGGCTTGGCTTGGGAGGGGAGTTGAAGTTTCAGACTCTGATTGGGCTTAAGAGTCTTAAGAATTTGAGTCTTTTTGGAAATGATTTTACTGGACGGCTTGTTCCGGCTCTTGGGACATTATCTAATCTGCAGCATTTGGATCTGTCCTCGAATAGATTTTATGGGCCGATCCCGGAGCGGATCAATGATCTTTACAATCTGAACTATCTTAATTTCTCAGCAAACGAGTTCAATGGTGGGTTTCCAGTTGGTAGATTGAATCTTAATCAGCTCAAGGTGTTGGATTTGCACTCTAATCGACTTTATGGGAACATTGGCCTGCTGGTTTCCCAGCTGCGGAATGTGGAATATGTTGATTTAAGCCACAATGAATTCTACGGCGGACTTTCAATTGGCCCTGATAACGTCTCAAGTCTGGCTAATACATTGAAAAGTTTCAACTTAAGTTACAATAGATTGAATGGTGGATTCTTTGACGTTGACTCTCTCATGTTATTTCGAAATTTGGTAGTCTTGGATATGGGTCATAACCAGATTATAGGGGAATTGCCTTCATTTGGGTCCTTGCCTAATTTGCGCGTTTTGAGGCTTGGTTATAATCTTTTATCTGGCTCGGTGCCTGGGGAACTGTTAAACAGGTCCTTGCAATTGGAGGAATTGGATCTTAGTGGTAATGCATTTACAG GTTCAAATCTTCGGGTTGACTCCtctactttgaaatttttggacctctcttcaaataatttgtcGGGAGACATATCAGTTTTGCAATCTTGGGAAGCCAATTTTGAAGTTCTTGATTTAAGTTCAAATAAGTTCTCGGGAAGCTTCCCAAACATAACTTCCTTCTTTCAGGGATTGAAGGTGCTTAATGTCAGAAATAATTCCTTAGAAGGCCCTTTGCCGTTTACATTGGTGAACTATCCTAGCATGTCTGCAGTTGACTTCAGTTTAAATGGTTTTAGCGGTACTGTCCCTGCTAGTTTCTTTACATCTGTTACCTTGATCAGCCTCAATCTGTCCGGAAACCGGCTAACCGGTCCCATTCCCCTTCAAGGCTCAAGTGTTAGCGAGTTGTTAGTTAAACCATCAGATCTGCCATTGGAATATCTTGATCTATCCAATAACTCGTTGATTGGTGGGTTGCCTTCTGAAATAGATAAACTGGCGAGGCTCAAATTGCTAAATCTTGCTAAGAATGAATTATCAGGGCCACTTCCAGATCAATTGACCAGATTGAGTAACTTGGAGTACCTTGATTtatcaaacaacaaatttacaGGTGAAATTCCTGGTATGCTTCCCGACCTACATGTTTTTAATGTATCCTACAATGATCTCTCAGGTGACGTTCCAGATAATTTAAGGAACTTCCCCATCTCATCATTTCGTCCAGGAAATGATAAGCTTAACTTACCAAAAGAGATAGGTTCAGAGAACTCGATTCCAAATAATTTCCCTGAGCATGGAAGACGTCGTACTTCTAAAGCTAATATCCAAATAGCTATTATTCTTGCCTCAGTTGGAGCAGTTGTGatgattgtttttcttctacttgcTTATCATAGAGCACAACTTAAAGAGTTCCATGGAAGAAGTATATTTAGCGGCCAAGGTACTGAAAGGAACATTAAGATAGAACGTTTCAGGCCTTCCATTTTCAAGTTCCAACCAAACAATCAGCCTCCACCAACCTCTTCAAGTTTTTCAAATGACCATTTACTAACCTCCACTTCAAGGACATTATCTGGGCAGGCAGAATTCTCTTCTGAGATTTCTGAACATGTTTTACCTGGAGGTGCTGCAGCGAGTTCATCAATGATTATTCCTAATTTACTCGACGATCCTGTTACTTCTGGGAAAAATTCCTCCCCAGGTTCCCCATTATCTTCCTCACACCAGTTTGTTGACGGGCGTGAACAACCTGTGACACTAGATGTGTATTCACCAGATCGTTTAGCTGGAGAATTGTTTTTTCTGGACAATTCACTGCTATTCACTGCTGAGGAACTATCCAGAGCCCCAGCTGAAGTTCTCGGTAGAAGCAGCCATGGAACACTATATAAAGCTACTCTGGATAGTGGACATATGCTGGCTGTTAAGTGGTTACGTGTGGGGCTGGTCAAACATAAGAAGGAATTTGCCAAGGAAGTTAAAAGAATAGGATCAATGAGGCATAAAAGCATTGTTCCTTTACGAGCATATTATTGGGGTCCAAGAGAACAAGAAAGACTTCTTTTAGCTGACTATATTTTGGGAGATAGCTTAGCTCTACATCTTTACG AAACTACACCACGAAGGTATTCTCGGTTATCGTTCAGTCAACGACTTAAAATTGCAGTGGAAGTTGCTCGCTGTCTGTTATACCTTCATGATAGGGGCCTCCCTCATGGAAACTTAAAGCCAACAAATATTATCTTGGCAGGCCATGATTCCGATGCCCGGCTCACTGACTACGGACTTCACCGCTTGATGACACCAGCAGGCATTGCGGAGCAGATATTGAATCTAGGGGCACTTGGATATTGCGCTCCAGAACTCGCTTGTGCAGCAAAACCTGGTCCATCTTTCAAGGCTGACATTTATTCATTTGGGGTAATTTTAATGGAGCTTTTAACCAAAAGAAGTGCAGGCGACATAATATCGGGTCAATCGGGGGCCGTCGATCTCACAGATTGGGTGCGTTTATGCGATCAAGAAGGACGAAGAATGGACTGTATAGACCGAGATATCGTAGTTGGAGAAGAGCCTTCGAAAGCTATGGATGAACTGTTGGGTGTATCTCTCAAGTGCATTCGTCCTGTAAATGAGAGGCCTAACATCAGACAAGTGTTTGATGATTTATGTGCTATATGTGTTTGA